In the Clostridium cellulovorans 743B genome, TTGCCATGATTTTTCTAATAATTTGTTCTATAACTTTTGTTTTGTTTAAGGGAAGCGAAAAAACTGTTAATACTATCCGTGATATTCCTCATTTAATAAAGAATGATTATATTTCAATTGATGGAATAATAGAAATCAAAGATGATACAGATGGGACAGGATATGTTAGAGTAGATGATACTTATTTTTACGAAGGTTTTGCTTATGAACCTGGAGTTATAAATGGAAACAAATATCATGTGGAATATTTGCCACATTCCAAGTACATAGTTAATTTTACATTGATTGAATAGTGATATTAAATTATTATTTTATATGTGTGATTTTCTAGGGACTAAAACTTGTTTATATTGAATTTTCTTAGAAATTAAAATAAGAATAAGAGGTAGTTACCATATTGAGGTAGATAACATAAATGCTAAACTTGGTATTTTGGTGATGGCTTTAGTTGACAATACTCACGTTTTCTATTATTATCATTCTAAAAGTAAAATAATGTAAAACAGGAGGATTCATGAAGAATACAAGAGATTTAATTTTGGTTGCATTATTCGCAGCATTAACGGCAGTAGGGGCATTTATTAAGATTCCAATACCTTATGTTCCTTTTACTCTACAATATTTTTTCTGTGCTTTAGCTGGTATTATTTTAGGTTCTAAATTAGGTGCATTATCACAAATTATATATGTTGCTGTTGGATTAGTAGGTGCACCAGTATTTACTGACGGAGGAGGAATTACTTATATATTCAAACCAACCTTTGGATATCTCATTGGTTTTATTGTTGCTGCTTATGTTATAGGTAAAATAAGAGAAAAAATTATTGAGTTAACTTTTATTAAGACTGTATTAGCGTTTCTTTCAGGACTATTTTTTATTTATTTATTTGGAGTCATATATTTATACATAAGTTATAACTTATATTTAGGGAAGAGCATCTCGTTTTACTTCGCCTTTTTCTATGGATTCATTACATGTATAGGTGGCGATTTAGTATTAACGGTTTTGGCTTCATATATAGCAATAAGAGTTTTACCGATATTAAAAAAGGCAGGATATATTTCAAAGATATCTACAAGTTTGTAGATAGTTGATACTTGGAAATATTTTAAAAAATTAGCAAAGTTAAGAATGCATAAGTTTATGAGGAAAGTGCTAACTTAAAAAATTAGTTTTTATCATGAAGAACATAAAAATTTATTACTTTTTAATGAAAGCGATAAAAATTTAGAAGTTCTACAATCATGTAGATTATAACAAAAGGTGGAGTATTTATGATAAATTTAATCAAAGACTTAGAAAAAAAAGTTTTAGAGGGAGAAACTATAAATTTTCAAGAGGCTATGGATTTAGCTTCAATTGAGGGGAAAGCTGAAATAAAAGAATTGTGTAATAGTGCAAATAATATAAGAAAATTTTTTTGTGGAAATGAAGTAGACCTTTGCAGTATTATGAATGCAAAGTCGGGACAATGTTCTGAGGATTGTAAATTTTGTGCGCAATCTGCTCATTATAAAACAAAAGTTGAAGTATATTCATTAGTATCAAAGGAAGCCGCAGTAAAGTTAGCCAAGGAAAATGAAAGTGAAGGGGTAAATAGATTTTCCTTAGTTACTAGCGGTAAGGGGCTTTCAAAAAATGATTTTCCAAAGGTTCTAGAGATTTATAAAGCCTTAAATGAAAAAATTAAAATTGATTTATGTGTTTCTTTAGGAATTTTGGAATATCAGGAGTTTCTTAAGTTAAAGGATGTTGGAATAACTATGTACCATCATAATCTTGAAACAAGTGAAGAATTCTATAGTAAAATATGTACAACCCATAGTTATCAAGAAAGAATAGATACTATAAATGCAGCAAAAAAAGCAGGAGTTGATATTTGTTCTGGGGGGATTATTGGACTAGGAGAAACTTTTGAGGATAGAATTAGCCTTGCTTTAAAGTTAAGAGAATTAGAGGTTAAGTCTATACCAATTAATATTTTAAACCCAATTGAGGGTACACCTCTTGAAAATAATGAAGCTTTAAGTCAAGAAGAAATACTAAAAACAGTTGCAATTTTTAGATTTATTAATCCTAAAGTGTTAATAAGATTAGCCGGTGGAAGAAATCTTATAAACCAGTATGGCAAAGAATGTTTTAACGCAGGGGTGAATGCTACAATAACAGGAAATTACTTAACTACTTCGGGCAATAAAATTTGTGATGATAAAGCCATGATTAGAGAATTAAACCTAGAGGTAAGAAAGAATGTCTAAGGGGATATTTATCGTAGGGACTGATACAGACGTGGGTAAAACCATTGTTACAGCAGGGCTTCTTTACGCATTAAGAAGTAGAGGATATAATGCAACATATTTTAAAGCAGCCTTAAGTGGTGCAATAGAAGAAGGAGATAAGCTTATCCCAGGTGATACGAAAATTGTTTCTGATGTAAGTAACCTTTCAGAAGTCTATGAAAATATGACACCTTATATTTACAAGACTGAAGTATCTCCTCATTTAGCAGCAATTATTGAGAAAAAACCAATGGATTTAAAGGTAATCAAAGAAAAGTATCAGTATCTTAAGGAAAAATATGATTATATAATTGCTGAAGGAAGCGGTGGAATCATCTGCCCTTTAATTGATGATGAAAAAG is a window encoding:
- a CDS encoding biotin transporter BioY translates to MKNTRDLILVALFAALTAVGAFIKIPIPYVPFTLQYFFCALAGIILGSKLGALSQIIYVAVGLVGAPVFTDGGGITYIFKPTFGYLIGFIVAAYVIGKIREKIIELTFIKTVLAFLSGLFFIYLFGVIYLYISYNLYLGKSISFYFAFFYGFITCIGGDLVLTVLASYIAIRVLPILKKAGYISKISTSL
- the bioB gene encoding biotin synthase BioB, coding for MINLIKDLEKKVLEGETINFQEAMDLASIEGKAEIKELCNSANNIRKFFCGNEVDLCSIMNAKSGQCSEDCKFCAQSAHYKTKVEVYSLVSKEAAVKLAKENESEGVNRFSLVTSGKGLSKNDFPKVLEIYKALNEKIKIDLCVSLGILEYQEFLKLKDVGITMYHHNLETSEEFYSKICTTHSYQERIDTINAAKKAGVDICSGGIIGLGETFEDRISLALKLRELEVKSIPINILNPIEGTPLENNEALSQEEILKTVAIFRFINPKVLIRLAGGRNLINQYGKECFNAGVNATITGNYLTTSGNKICDDKAMIRELNLEVRKNV